In Treponema pectinovorum, a single genomic region encodes these proteins:
- a CDS encoding aminotransferase class V-fold PLP-dependent enzyme, which yields MINKYRKDFPLLKAIDEKKSKDNSALVYLDTAATAQRPYAVLEAMEHFYSTQNANPLRGLYSLSERATKAYEDARSTAANFINAGDSRQIIFTRNATESLNLVANTYAIANVNPGDEIVISIMEHHSNILPWQFVCQTKGATLKYMDIDKQTGKIPESEYQKITAKTKIVAITQVSNVLGTENPIKEISKIAHENGAIIVVDGAQSAAHIKVDVQDMDADFFAFSAHKLCGPMGIGCLYGKLDLLEKMPPFLRGGEMIEYVSQTSATWAEVPHKFEAGTVSAADAVGMAAAIKYIQSIGFEKIAEHDSKLACRLVEGLKKIPHVNIIGSQDGSKRCGIVTFTVEGVHPHDIATLLSDENIAIRAGHHCAQPLGEYLGVPSTARASLYFYNTEEEVDFFIQKVSMLRKWSGYKD from the coding sequence ATGATAAATAAATACAGAAAGGATTTTCCTTTATTAAAAGCGATTGATGAAAAAAAATCAAAAGACAATTCTGCCCTCGTCTATTTAGACACTGCCGCAACCGCACAAAGACCTTATGCAGTTCTTGAAGCGATGGAACATTTTTATTCAACACAAAATGCAAATCCTTTGCGTGGGCTTTATTCATTAAGCGAGCGTGCGACAAAAGCATACGAAGACGCCAGAAGCACAGCCGCAAATTTTATAAATGCAGGCGACTCTCGCCAAATCATCTTTACAAGAAACGCAACAGAAAGTCTAAACTTAGTTGCAAACACTTACGCAATAGCAAATGTAAATCCTGGAGACGAAATTGTCATTTCTATAATGGAACACCACTCGAATATTCTTCCATGGCAGTTTGTATGTCAGACAAAGGGTGCAACCTTAAAATACATGGATATCGACAAGCAAACTGGCAAAATTCCAGAAAGTGAATATCAAAAAATAACGGCAAAGACAAAGATTGTTGCGATAACGCAGGTTTCTAATGTACTTGGAACAGAAAATCCTATAAAAGAGATTTCAAAAATTGCTCATGAAAACGGTGCGATTATTGTTGTAGACGGCGCACAATCCGCAGCGCACATAAAAGTTGACGTTCAGGATATGGATGCAGATTTTTTTGCTTTTAGCGCACATAAACTCTGTGGTCCTATGGGAATCGGCTGCCTTTACGGAAAATTAGATTTGCTAGAAAAAATGCCACCTTTTTTACGAGGAGGCGAGATGATTGAATACGTAAGTCAAACTTCTGCGACTTGGGCAGAAGTTCCACACAAATTTGAAGCGGGAACAGTCAGCGCTGCCGATGCAGTTGGAATGGCCGCCGCCATAAAATATATACAAAGCATTGGATTTGAAAAAATTGCAGAACACGACAGCAAACTAGCCTGCCGACTTGTAGAAGGCTTAAAAAAGATTCCGCATGTAAACATAATCGGAAGTCAGGACGGTTCAAAAAGATGCGGAATTGTAACCTTTACAGTTGAAGGCGTTCATCCTCACGACATTGCGACCCTGCTTTCTGACGAAAACATTGCGATAAGAGCAGGCCACCATTGCGCGCAGCCACTCGGCGAGTATCTTGGAGTTCCTTCTACCGCTCGTGCTTCTTTGTACTTTTACAACACAGAAGAAGAAGTCGATTTTTTTATTCAGAAAGTTTCGATGCTGCGGAAGTGGTCAGGCTATAAAGATTAA
- a CDS encoding SufB/SufD family protein — translation MKKNLSYHNINEIPYLTWNWIKINRASLQAKVEEEITDCARVKNVPKGTKIFYDGDSKLNEIESCLPKTMEHKSSEDTTKIINSFAAKKMGILAQGECEAPLIINFDLKDGKTYCAKQSIVAEENANITIIFDYTSNKDADGFFALQTKIYAKQNSKIHLIKVQLLGENAIHLDDTQSLAEENASIKITQIELGSKKAFVNVTSNLEGFAANFKSETAYIAKNEQEFDFNYCTVHTGKKTDTKMDVKGSLADNASKTYRGTIDFRTGCISSTGDEQEETLLLSPNATNRSIPMILCGEEEISGTHGSTLGRLGSEELFYFNSRGISESEAKSILTRAKVMAFAQNIPDENLVQKISEYIGEE, via the coding sequence ATGAAAAAAAATCTTTCATATCACAACATAAACGAAATCCCATACCTTACTTGGAATTGGATTAAGATAAATCGTGCAAGTTTGCAAGCAAAAGTCGAAGAAGAAATTACAGATTGTGCAAGAGTAAAAAACGTTCCAAAGGGCACTAAAATTTTCTATGATGGAGATTCAAAATTAAACGAAATTGAATCCTGCCTTCCAAAAACTATGGAGCACAAGTCTAGCGAAGATACGACAAAAATCATAAATTCGTTTGCTGCTAAAAAGATGGGAATTCTCGCACAAGGCGAATGCGAAGCACCTCTAATCATAAATTTCGATTTAAAAGACGGAAAAACATATTGTGCAAAGCAGAGCATCGTTGCAGAAGAAAATGCGAACATAACGATTATTTTTGACTACACTTCAAACAAAGACGCAGATGGATTTTTTGCCTTGCAAACAAAAATCTACGCAAAACAAAACTCAAAAATCCACTTGATAAAAGTTCAACTACTGGGCGAAAACGCAATACATTTGGACGACACTCAATCTCTTGCAGAAGAAAATGCGAGCATAAAAATAACACAGATTGAACTTGGAAGTAAAAAAGCATTTGTAAATGTAACTTCAAATCTGGAAGGTTTTGCAGCAAATTTTAAAAGTGAAACCGCATATATCGCAAAAAACGAGCAGGAATTCGACTTTAACTATTGCACCGTTCACACTGGCAAAAAAACCGACACAAAGATGGACGTAAAAGGAAGCCTTGCGGATAACGCCAGCAAAACTTACCGCGGAACAATAGATTTTAGAACAGGCTGCATCTCTTCTACTGGAGATGAGCAAGAAGAAACACTTTTGCTTTCTCCTAACGCAACAAATCGCTCGATTCCTATGATACTGTGCGGCGAAGAAGAAATTTCAGGAACACATGGCTCTACTTTGGGCAGGCTTGGAAGCGAGGAACTTTTTTATTTTAACTCGAGAGGAATTTCAGAAAGCGAAGCAAAGTCTATTCTGACGCGGGCAAAGGTTATGGCTTTTGCACAAAACATTCCAGATGAAAATCTCGTACAAAAAATATCTGAATATATTGGCGAAGAATAA